In a single window of the Nodularia spumigena CCY9414 genome:
- a CDS encoding cation:proton antiporter, producing MLGSILWILMMGFFVGQFARRLGAPPLIGMILVGMILSPQALNVISPEMLNAADDLRTLAVMIILMKAGLGLDREKLAQQGTVALRLGFLPATTEAIAIALTAMVIFKFDFLTGLLLGCIIGAESPAVIVPGMLRLKSLGWGVTKGIPDAILTGSALSDVLLLLVFSLLLNFLADGGVELIILPGGLVLTPLQLLPLQMIMQILLGIVFGYLAARFLVILLVKQNWTQNAVQDTLIAASIALFLVISAHELPYFSGYLAAMSLGFFLIELDAPLARRLRGGFDSLWIVAEIFLFVLLGATIQLQVLGNILFPGLAILAIGLLIGRMLGWYLSTLGSNWNWRERLFLLPGNSAKATVQAAIGAIPLAQGVTGGEIILAIAALSILITAPLGAWATMAFAPKLLERGEVDPTKVTVATRTLLLAAVDTSGLATAVLTKVADLARRSNGEVIVLHIVNQPNQREIQQLESQTQQLLSDIRYKFITVTGTVPEEIINIAQEHHATAIIMGKRGHQPWEKVLIGSVSQAVLETSPIPVILVENRDT from the coding sequence ATGTTAGGCAGTATATTGTGGATTTTAATGATGGGCTTTTTTGTGGGACAATTTGCCCGGCGTTTAGGCGCTCCACCTTTAATTGGCATGATTTTAGTGGGGATGATTCTTAGCCCCCAAGCACTAAATGTAATTAGTCCAGAAATGCTTAATGCTGCTGATGATTTAAGAACTTTGGCGGTGATGATTATTTTGATGAAAGCAGGATTAGGTTTAGATAGAGAAAAGTTAGCTCAACAGGGAACTGTGGCGCTGCGTTTGGGATTTTTACCTGCAACAACGGAGGCGATCGCCATTGCCCTCACAGCTATGGTAATCTTTAAATTTGACTTTCTCACTGGTTTACTCTTGGGCTGTATCATTGGTGCAGAATCTCCAGCAGTGATTGTTCCCGGAATGCTGAGACTCAAAAGTTTAGGCTGGGGCGTTACCAAAGGTATCCCCGATGCAATTTTAACTGGTAGTGCTTTATCTGATGTGCTGCTATTGCTGGTTTTCAGCCTGTTGCTGAATTTTTTGGCTGATGGAGGCGTTGAGCTAATTATCCTTCCTGGTGGGTTGGTACTGACTCCTCTACAACTGCTACCACTGCAAATGATCATGCAGATTTTACTAGGAATAGTATTCGGATATTTAGCAGCCCGCTTTCTGGTTATCCTATTAGTAAAACAAAATTGGACTCAAAACGCCGTTCAAGATACTCTAATTGCTGCCAGTATTGCCTTATTTTTAGTAATTTCTGCTCATGAGTTGCCTTACTTTTCTGGTTATTTAGCAGCTATGAGTTTAGGTTTTTTCTTAATTGAATTAGACGCACCTCTAGCGAGAAGGTTGCGCGGTGGCTTTGATAGTTTATGGATAGTCGCCGAGATTTTTTTGTTTGTTTTATTAGGTGCAACTATTCAACTGCAAGTATTAGGAAATATTCTTTTCCCCGGTTTAGCAATTCTAGCAATTGGTTTACTTATCGGTCGGATGCTGGGCTGGTATCTTTCCACACTGGGCAGTAATTGGAATTGGCGGGAAAGATTGTTTTTATTACCAGGAAATTCAGCCAAAGCTACAGTACAAGCTGCTATTGGAGCAATTCCCCTGGCTCAAGGTGTTACTGGAGGTGAGATAATTTTAGCGATCGCAGCCTTATCAATTTTAATTACAGCACCTTTAGGAGCTTGGGCAACTATGGCCTTTGCACCTAAATTATTAGAACGGGGAGAAGTTGACCCCACAAAAGTTACAGTTGCGACTCGTACATTATTACTAGCAGCCGTTGATACATCAGGTTTAGCTACAGCAGTATTAACCAAAGTCGCAGATTTAGCACGACGCAGTAATGGTGAAGTTATAGTTTTGCATATAGTTAATCAGCCCAATCAGCGAGAAATTCAACAACTAGAGTCACAAACTCAACAATTGTTATCAGATATCAGATATAAATTTATCACTGTTACAGGTACGGTTCCAGAGGAAATTATTAACATTGCCCAAGAGCATCATGCTACAGCAATTATCATGGGAAAACGGGGTCATCAGCCTTGGGAAAAAGTCCTCATTGGCTCAGTATCGCAAGCAGTCTTAGAAACTAGCCCCATCCCCGTAATTTTAGTAGAAAATCGTGATACCTAA
- a CDS encoding type II toxin-antitoxin system HicB family antitoxin, translated as MQSSIPSQFTIEVEQEDDGRWIAEILEIPGVLVYAFTQQQAISNVQALALRVIADKLEHGEICLGLTSLTFVAA; from the coding sequence ATGCAAAGCTCAATACCTTCTCAGTTTACTATTGAAGTTGAACAAGAAGATGACGGTCGTTGGATTGCAGAAATTTTAGAAATACCTGGTGTTTTAGTGTATGCTTTTACTCAACAACAAGCTATATCCAATGTGCAAGCTTTAGCTCTGCGAGTGATTGCTGATAAATTGGAACATGGAGAAATTTGCTTAGGTTTGACCAGTCTCACCTTTGTTGCAGCATAG
- the folP gene encoding dihydropteroate synthase, whose product MSSKLIIRESCFVWGQRTYLMGVLNVTPDSFSDGGSFNNSAAALAQAQAMVAAGADIIDVGGQSTRPGAEQITLAEELDRVLPILQILRRAIAVPISVDTTRATVATASIEAGADIINDISGGTFDLEMLPTVASLDVPIILMHIKGTPQTMQQMTDYQDLMAEISSFLAAQIIAATAAGIDQKKIIIDPGIGFAKNYEQNLEIFRRLPELKALNCPILVGASRKSFIGRILNQPDPKARVWGTAAACCAAISHGADILRVHDVQEMRDVSLVADALFREQGLLKN is encoded by the coding sequence ATGTCAAGCAAGTTAATAATTCGAGAAAGCTGTTTTGTCTGGGGACAGCGAACTTATCTCATGGGTGTTTTAAATGTCACACCCGATAGCTTTAGCGATGGTGGCTCGTTTAATAATAGCGCTGCGGCTCTAGCACAGGCACAAGCAATGGTAGCCGCCGGTGCTGACATAATCGACGTGGGTGGTCAATCGACTCGACCAGGAGCGGAGCAAATAACTCTGGCAGAGGAACTGGATCGGGTACTGCCGATATTGCAGATTTTACGACGAGCGATCGCAGTACCAATATCCGTAGATACTACTAGAGCGACTGTAGCTACAGCATCTATAGAGGCTGGAGCGGATATAATTAATGATATTTCTGGTGGTACATTTGACTTAGAAATGCTGCCAACAGTAGCAAGTTTAGATGTGCCGATTATCTTAATGCATATCAAGGGAACGCCGCAGACAATGCAGCAAATGACTGATTATCAGGATTTAATGGCAGAAATTTCTAGTTTTTTAGCAGCACAAATTATAGCAGCAACTGCTGCGGGCATTGACCAGAAGAAAATAATTATTGATCCGGGCATTGGTTTTGCGAAAAACTATGAGCAGAATTTAGAAATTTTTCGCCGATTGCCTGAATTGAAAGCGCTAAATTGCCCTATTTTAGTAGGAGCATCGCGTAAAAGTTTTATTGGTCGCATCTTAAATCAACCAGATCCCAAAGCACGGGTGTGGGGAACAGCTGCGGCTTGTTGTGCAGCTATTTCTCATGGCGCTGATATTCTCCGAGTTCACGATGTTCAAGAAATGCGTGATGTGTCACTGGTAGCTGATGCGCTGTTTCGAGAACAAGGGTTACTTAAGAATTAG
- a CDS encoding zinc metalloprotease HtpX: protein MNNQLKTVALLAVLSGLLIAISYWIIGGTAGLIIGIGLAAATNLFSWYQSDKIALGVYRARPVSQAQAPGLYRMVERLSQRANIPMPGIYIVPSQTANAFATGRDPEHAAVAVTEGILNILPDDELEGVIAHELTHIINRDTLTQAVAATIAGAISFLAQMVSYSLWFGGGGSRDGDRGGNIFGVLLTVILAPIAATIIQLAISRTREFSADAGAAKLTGNPRALAQALQRLEATAKQLPLNANPAFEPLLIINPISGKFMGNLFSSHPDTETRVAELLKLEQELPRTAY from the coding sequence ATGAACAATCAATTGAAAACGGTTGCTTTGCTAGCTGTTCTTAGTGGTCTTTTGATTGCTATTAGTTACTGGATAATTGGCGGTACTGCTGGTTTGATTATAGGAATTGGTTTAGCAGCAGCCACAAATTTGTTTTCTTGGTATCAGTCAGATAAAATAGCGTTGGGTGTTTACCGCGCCCGTCCTGTGAGTCAAGCCCAAGCACCGGGACTCTATCGGATGGTGGAGAGATTGTCTCAACGCGCTAATATTCCTATGCCAGGAATTTACATTGTTCCTAGCCAAACTGCCAACGCTTTCGCTACGGGACGCGATCCAGAACACGCGGCTGTAGCTGTTACTGAAGGCATTTTGAATATATTACCAGATGATGAACTCGAAGGCGTAATTGCTCACGAACTGACTCACATTATTAATCGTGATACTCTCACACAAGCGGTTGCAGCCACAATTGCTGGGGCGATTTCGTTTTTGGCGCAAATGGTTAGTTACAGTTTATGGTTTGGTGGTGGAGGTTCGCGAGATGGTGACAGAGGGGGAAATATTTTCGGTGTTTTGTTAACTGTCATACTTGCACCCATAGCTGCTACAATTATTCAACTAGCAATTTCCCGCACACGGGAGTTTTCCGCCGATGCAGGTGCTGCTAAATTAACTGGTAATCCTCGCGCTTTGGCTCAGGCGCTGCAAAGGCTAGAAGCTACAGCCAAGCAACTACCTTTGAATGCTAACCCAGCTTTTGAGCCGTTATTGATTATTAATCCCATTTCTGGTAAGTTTATGGGTAACTTATTCTCTAGCCACCCTGATACGGAAACACGAGTTGCAGAATTACTCAAATTAGAGCAAGAACTACCAAGAACTGCTTATTAA
- a CDS encoding polysaccharide biosynthesis/export family protein — protein MLNTGLLKFLTQPFLGAALLTAVNVAAPFASLAQGQLVAQRTQPIFPTVQPGSPGTQPILPTAEQGSPSIPIDTTYTLGGGDLIRVNVFEVPEYTGEYQIPPGGSINLPLIGSVSVLGLTSEQAADEIARRYARFLKRPLISVNLLSPRPINILVAGEVTRPGAYTLNLQGGAGNNPGVQYPTVLAALTTAQGVTLAADVTQVQLRRKIGRSSEQVVNLNLKELIETGRIDQDITLRDGDTIVVPTATTFNIAEARNLFSANFAASATTPRTVAIIGQVNRPGSYLVGGGGGGATEGGGGLPTVMRALQLAGGITSQADVRNLKLRRPTRTGSEQNIDIDLWELLQTGDLAQDLIVQDGDTIVIPTATEVNTAEATQLATTTLSPATIQVGVVGEVKRPGAVDIKPNSSLNQALLAAGGFNDARARTTTVDLVRLNSNGSVTKREVKVNFSQGINEETNPILRNNDVIIVNRSGLAQTGDTVGTVINPIGGLLGVFRAIFGLF, from the coding sequence ATGCTTAACACAGGTTTGCTGAAATTCCTCACCCAGCCATTTTTGGGTGCAGCTTTGTTAACGGCTGTCAATGTTGCTGCGCCGTTTGCGAGCCTGGCTCAGGGACAATTAGTAGCACAAAGAACACAACCAATCTTCCCCACGGTACAACCAGGATCACCGGGTACACAACCAATACTACCAACAGCAGAACAAGGATCACCATCGATACCAATTGATACTACTTATACATTGGGGGGCGGTGATCTCATTCGTGTAAATGTATTTGAAGTACCAGAATATACTGGTGAATACCAAATACCTCCAGGTGGATCAATCAACCTACCTTTAATTGGCAGTGTATCTGTTCTGGGTCTAACAAGCGAACAGGCTGCTGATGAAATTGCCAGGAGGTATGCTCGCTTTCTCAAGCGTCCCCTGATTTCAGTTAACCTGTTATCGCCTCGTCCGATTAATATTTTGGTCGCTGGAGAAGTTACACGCCCAGGAGCTTATACTCTGAATTTACAAGGAGGCGCAGGTAATAATCCCGGTGTACAGTACCCTACTGTATTAGCAGCACTGACTACAGCTCAGGGTGTAACCTTGGCAGCAGATGTTACTCAAGTGCAATTAAGACGTAAGATAGGACGTTCGTCTGAGCAGGTTGTTAATCTGAATTTAAAGGAACTGATCGAGACAGGTCGGATAGATCAGGATATTACTTTACGGGATGGGGACACGATTGTTGTGCCAACTGCAACTACTTTTAACATAGCAGAAGCACGTAATCTCTTTTCAGCTAACTTTGCCGCTAGTGCTACTACACCACGCACCGTAGCTATCATTGGTCAAGTTAATCGTCCCGGTTCATATCTGGTTGGTGGTGGTGGCGGCGGAGCAACCGAAGGTGGTGGTGGTCTACCCACGGTGATGAGAGCGCTACAATTAGCTGGGGGAATTACATCACAAGCTGATGTTCGTAATCTGAAGCTGCGCCGACCCACAAGAACTGGTTCAGAACAAAATATAGATATCGACCTGTGGGAATTATTGCAAACTGGTGATCTGGCTCAAGATTTAATTGTGCAAGATGGAGATACAATTGTTATCCCTACTGCCACTGAGGTCAACACAGCAGAAGCTACTCAATTAGCTACCACTACTTTGTCTCCTGCAACAATTCAAGTTGGTGTGGTAGGCGAAGTTAAAAGACCGGGAGCAGTGGACATTAAGCCTAATAGTTCCTTGAATCAAGCATTGTTAGCTGCGGGTGGATTCAACGATGCTAGAGCGAGAACAACTACTGTGGATTTGGTTCGCCTCAATTCTAATGGTTCTGTGACTAAGCGGGAAGTCAAAGTTAATTTTTCTCAGGGAATTAATGAAGAGACTAATCCCATACTCCGCAATAATGATGTGATCATCGTCAACCGTTCTGGTTTAGCCCAAACTGGCGATACTGTGGGTACAGTAATCAATCCTATCGGCGGTTTATTGGGAGTTTTCAGGGCTATATTCGGTTTGTTTTAG
- the nifH gene encoding nitrogenase iron protein, with amino-acid sequence MTDEKIRQIAFYGKGGIGKSTTSQNTLAAMAEMGQRILIVGCDPKADSTRLMLHSKAQTSVLQLAAERGAVEDIELHEVMLTGFRDVRCVESGGPEPGVGCAGRGIITAINFLEENGAYTDVDFVSYDVLGDVVCGGFAMPIREGKAQEIYIVTSGEMMAMYAANNIARGVLKYAHTGGVRLGGLICNSRNVDREVDLIETLAKRLNTQMIHFVPRDNIVQHAELRRMTVNEYAPDSNQSNEYRTLATKIINNKNLTIPTPIEMEELEELLIEFGILESEENAAKLVGKTSTEAPVSK; translated from the coding sequence ATGACTGACGAAAAAATTAGACAAATAGCATTCTACGGTAAAGGTGGTATTGGTAAATCTACTACCTCTCAAAATACCTTGGCTGCTATGGCAGAAATGGGTCAGCGCATTCTTATCGTCGGTTGTGACCCCAAAGCTGACTCCACCCGTTTGATGCTACACAGTAAAGCTCAAACCAGTGTTCTACAATTGGCTGCTGAAAGAGGCGCTGTAGAAGACATCGAATTACATGAAGTCATGCTGACCGGCTTCCGCGATGTCCGTTGTGTAGAATCAGGTGGTCCAGAACCCGGTGTAGGTTGCGCCGGTCGGGGTATTATTACCGCCATCAACTTCTTAGAAGAAAATGGTGCATATACAGATGTTGACTTCGTATCTTACGACGTATTAGGCGACGTTGTATGCGGTGGTTTTGCGATGCCAATAAGAGAAGGTAAAGCGCAAGAAATCTACATTGTCACATCAGGTGAAATGATGGCGATGTACGCTGCTAATAACATCGCTCGTGGTGTTCTTAAATATGCTCACACTGGTGGTGTGCGCTTGGGTGGTTTGATTTGTAACAGCCGTAACGTTGACCGGGAAGTTGATTTAATCGAAACCCTGGCGAAACGCTTGAACACCCAAATGATTCACTTCGTACCTCGCGACAACATTGTACAACACGCTGAGTTGCGTCGGATGACTGTCAACGAGTACGCACCTGATAGTAATCAAAGTAACGAATATCGGACCTTGGCTACCAAGATTATCAACAACAAAAATCTGACAATTCCTACACCCATCGAAATGGAAGAACTAGAAGAATTGTTGATTGAATTTGGTATTCTTGAAAGTGAAGAAAATGCAGCTAAGTTAGTTGGTAAAACATCTACTGAAGCACCAGTCAGTAAGTAA
- a CDS encoding alpha/beta hydrolase, translated as MHLRFGKHRPQISELRGLLSSLTLAISWAVSIPVATAAETVTIRLGAFQQSLAIADVEKFAKTGQLPEHLQLYSFVLTPQVGKLLNKQLQIDPAFADKFVDELVRSPQGRQLISSLGAAIPDSTIEGLQSTLYLSLRQVNGLSAIGFLRAYPQKNVTVDATQALQIALKFNANNLQSQALGVLLERELLVKNITPFQPTFDPAATGKNTVQQQTFTLQDRQRNRTIPVDIYWSQSHNQGPLVVISHGFGANRRFLGYLARHLASHGITVAAIEHPGSNSIAINNAANQMNLAQLLPANEFIDRPKDVSFLLNELEKLNTQSGQLQGKLNTKQVSVIGHSLGGYTALALVGGEVDLKELREFCKTSLSFGESPGDWLQCAAASLKEHQPRLQDPRVKSAIALNPLVGKLFGTNGLAKVTKPVLILAATEDALTPALTHQIKPFSQLRGSKYLLTAIGATHLSVTEPVYPVSAAAAIATPTAGILREKQGEQTNSLRQLIRGVTLAFIKQDTPSAQIYQPFLTPAYAQSLSTAELPLRFNSDLPTNIKPWLSFVIK; from the coding sequence ATGCACTTGCGGTTTGGCAAACATCGACCTCAAATATCCGAACTACGGGGATTATTATCCAGCTTAACTCTCGCTATCAGTTGGGCTGTGAGTATTCCCGTGGCTACAGCAGCAGAAACAGTTACTATCCGTTTAGGGGCGTTTCAGCAGTCGCTAGCGATCGCCGATGTAGAAAAATTTGCCAAAACAGGGCAACTACCAGAACACCTGCAACTTTATAGCTTTGTTTTAACTCCCCAAGTAGGGAAATTACTGAATAAACAGTTACAAATAGATCCGGCTTTTGCAGATAAATTCGTTGATGAGCTAGTGCGATCGCCACAAGGAAGACAATTAATTTCCTCTTTGGGAGCCGCAATTCCAGATAGCACCATCGAAGGACTCCAATCAACTCTCTACCTCTCTCTACGCCAAGTCAACGGTTTAAGTGCAATTGGTTTTTTACGCGCCTATCCTCAAAAAAATGTGACTGTAGATGCCACTCAAGCACTGCAAATCGCCTTAAAATTTAACGCCAACAACTTGCAAAGCCAAGCCCTTGGTGTTTTGCTAGAAAGAGAATTATTAGTAAAAAATATTACACCTTTTCAGCCGACTTTCGACCCAGCCGCCACAGGAAAAAACACAGTTCAACAGCAGACATTCACCCTACAAGACAGACAACGGAATCGCACCATTCCTGTAGACATTTATTGGAGTCAAAGTCACAACCAAGGGCCACTGGTGGTTATTTCCCACGGATTTGGAGCAAACCGTCGATTTCTGGGCTACTTAGCCCGTCATTTAGCTTCTCACGGAATCACGGTTGCAGCCATTGAACATCCTGGTAGCAACTCTATAGCCATCAATAACGCTGCAAATCAAATGAATTTGGCGCAACTACTACCAGCCAATGAATTTATTGATCGACCAAAAGATGTCAGCTTTTTGCTCAACGAACTAGAAAAACTCAATACTCAATCGGGACAACTGCAAGGAAAACTAAATACAAAGCAAGTAAGTGTGATTGGTCACTCTTTAGGGGGTTATACTGCTTTAGCTTTAGTGGGTGGAGAAGTAGATTTAAAAGAATTGCGAGAGTTCTGTAAGACTTCTCTTTCCTTTGGCGAATCACCCGGCGATTGGTTACAGTGTGCAGCAGCTAGTTTAAAAGAGCATCAACCGCGTTTGCAAGATCCGCGAGTTAAGAGTGCGATCGCACTCAACCCCCTTGTTGGTAAACTCTTTGGTACAAACGGATTGGCTAAAGTTACCAAACCTGTATTAATTTTAGCTGCAACTGAAGATGCACTCACCCCAGCCTTAACGCATCAAATCAAACCTTTTAGCCAATTACGGGGTTCTAAGTATCTGTTAACAGCCATTGGTGCTACTCACTTGAGTGTTACCGAGCCAGTATATCCGGTAAGTGCAGCAGCTGCGATCGCTACTCCCACAGCAGGTATCCTGAGAGAAAAGCAAGGCGAACAAACCAACTCCTTACGCCAGTTAATTCGTGGTGTCACCTTAGCATTTATCAAACAAGACACACCATCCGCCCAGATTTACCAACCATTTCTCACACCCGCTTACGCCCAATCTCTTTCTACAGCAGAACTACCCCTACGTTTCAATTCTGATTTACCAACAAACATCAAACCCTGGCTCAGTTTTGTCATCAAGTGA
- a CDS encoding SPFH domain-containing protein, whose amino-acid sequence MEPIIAIVLALIGYALGSAKLINQGNEALVERLGRYHRKLGSGLNFIVPLVDQIVMEDTIREQFLDIKPQNVITRDNIYLEVDAVLFWRIRDMVKSFYEIDDLQGSLTQIATTTLREIIAQNTVEQTNVSRAEMDTAILNQLNQTTENWGVEMIRLDIQSITPPESVRKSMEEERAAEIKKRALAFEAEGERDAAIKRADGTKTSMQIISEALRSHPESREILRYLVAQDYVVASQRLGESNNAKIVFLDPSKTNEVYNQLIADSITQDGNGRNSENGNV is encoded by the coding sequence ATGGAGCCAATTATCGCCATAGTCTTAGCACTCATAGGTTATGCTTTAGGATCTGCAAAACTGATTAATCAAGGTAACGAAGCCCTAGTGGAAAGATTGGGGCGGTATCATCGAAAACTTGGGTCTGGACTCAACTTTATTGTGCCTTTGGTCGATCAGATTGTCATGGAGGATACAATACGCGAGCAGTTTTTAGACATCAAACCTCAAAATGTCATCACCAGAGATAACATTTACCTAGAAGTTGATGCAGTTCTGTTTTGGCGCATCAGAGATATGGTCAAAAGTTTTTACGAAATTGATGATCTCCAAGGTTCTTTGACACAAATAGCCACAACCACACTCCGGGAAATCATCGCTCAAAACACTGTAGAACAAACCAATGTCTCCCGTGCAGAAATGGACACAGCCATTTTAAATCAGTTGAATCAAACAACAGAAAATTGGGGAGTGGAGATGATCCGCTTGGATATTCAGAGCATTACACCGCCTGAAAGTGTGCGAAAATCAATGGAAGAAGAGCGAGCTGCGGAAATCAAAAAACGGGCGCTGGCTTTTGAAGCAGAAGGGGAACGTGACGCTGCTATTAAGAGAGCGGACGGAACTAAAACCTCAATGCAGATAATTTCGGAAGCCTTACGTTCTCATCCTGAAAGCCGGGAAATTCTCAGGTATCTCGTCGCTCAAGATTATGTCGTCGCTAGCCAAAGACTTGGTGAGAGTAATAATGCCAAAATTGTCTTCTTAGATCCCAGTAAAACCAATGAAGTCTATAACCAGTTAATTGCTGACTCCATCACTCAAGATGGTAATGGCAGAAACTCTGAAAACGGTAATGTCTAA
- a CDS encoding type ISP restriction/modification enzyme, with product MRKAKIYYARIDELWRKEEKLAYLEKLQHTGDVEWQEIKPDKNHNWLTEGLEDEFEHFIAIGNREAKSAAIQNQKVVFKLFSLGVSTNRDVWVTNYSIKILESNIKNTITNYNEQVIKLKNSETSVVNVDEFITYDDGKISWSSTLKNHLKRGTLNKYDLTRIRYCLYRPFCKQYLYFDKILNDRRGQFPVILPTPETEEENKVIWLKVGSEIPFFPLVVNRIPDLLPQGGSQCFPFYTYDEDGTNRRENITDWALEEYRNHYQDTTITKWDIFYYTYSVLHHPDYRERYAANLKRELPRIPFAPEFHPFAIAGKQLAEIHINYEKQPEYRLKHLENKDLPIDWRVEKMRLSKDKTQIKYNDFLTLTGIPPEAFTYRLGNRSALDWIIDQYQVTTDKRSGITNDPNRLDDEEYIVRLIKQVVTVSLETMKIVKSLPDLGLPKE from the coding sequence ATGAGAAAAGCGAAAATTTATTATGCTCGGATAGATGAACTTTGGCGCAAAGAAGAAAAATTAGCATATTTAGAAAAGCTTCAGCATACTGGTGATGTAGAATGGCAAGAAATTAAACCCGATAAAAATCATAATTGGTTAACTGAAGGTTTAGAAGATGAATTTGAACATTTTATAGCAATTGGTAATCGAGAAGCTAAATCTGCTGCTATTCAAAATCAAAAAGTAGTGTTTAAGCTATTTAGTTTAGGTGTAAGTACAAATCGAGACGTTTGGGTTACAAATTATAGTATTAAAATTTTAGAAAGCAATATAAAAAATACGATTACAAATTATAACGAACAGGTTATTAAATTGAAAAATTCTGAAACTTCCGTTGTGAATGTTGATGAATTTATTACTTATGATGATGGTAAAATTAGTTGGAGTAGCACACTGAAAAATCATCTCAAAAGAGGTACGTTAAACAAATATGATTTAACCAGAATTAGGTATTGTTTATATCGTCCTTTTTGTAAGCAATATTTATACTTTGATAAAATTTTAAATGATCGTCGTGGTCAGTTTCCAGTAATTCTTCCGACTCCTGAAACAGAAGAAGAAAATAAGGTGATTTGGCTGAAAGTAGGTAGTGAAATTCCGTTTTTTCCTTTGGTAGTTAATCGAATACCAGATTTATTACCTCAAGGTGGTTCTCAATGTTTCCCCTTCTACACCTACGACGAAGACGGAACAAACCGCAGAGAAAATATTACTGATTGGGCGTTAGAAGAATATCGCAACCATTACCAAGATACCACCATTACTAAATGGGATATTTTCTATTATACATACTCAGTTCTCCATCATCCCGACTACCGGGAACGCTACGCAGCAAACCTAAAACGAGAACTTCCCCGTATTCCCTTCGCGCCAGAATTTCATCCTTTCGCAATAGCTGGAAAACAACTTGCAGAAATTCATATTAACTATGAAAAACAGCCCGAATATCGTCTGAAACATCTAGAAAATAAAGACTTACCCATTGATTGGCGTGTAGAGAAGATGCGCCTTTCCAAAGATAAAACCCAAATCAAATATAACGACTTTCTGACATTAACAGGTATACCGCCAGAAGCATTTACATATCGCTTAGGCAACCGTTCGGCTTTAGATTGGATCATAGACCAATATCAAGTTACCACAGATAAACGTAGCGGCATTACGAATGATCCCAATCGCCTGGATGATGAGGAGTATATTGTGAGGTTAATTAAACAGGTGGTGACTGTGAGTTTAGAAACAATGAAAATTGTGAAAAGTTTGCCAGATTTAGGCTTACCAAAAGAGTAA
- a CDS encoding type II toxin-antitoxin system HicA family toxin translates to MSQWSSTKARKVLAALEKIGWCVKRQTGSHKILAREGWDDYVFAFRDSDEIGSKMLARIAKKTGLQPEDL, encoded by the coding sequence ATGAGTCAGTGGTCATCGACAAAAGCCAGAAAAGTATTAGCTGCACTAGAGAAAATTGGGTGGTGTGTTAAACGACAAACCGGATCGCATAAAATTTTAGCGCGAGAAGGTTGGGATGATTATGTATTTGCGTTTCGGGATAGTGATGAAATTGGCTCGAAAATGCTGGCTCGTATAGCTAAGAAAACAGGATTACAACCAGAAGATTTATGA